A single region of the Solidesulfovibrio fructosivorans JJ] genome encodes:
- a CDS encoding Crp/Fnr family transcriptional regulator yields MDKKQAVAGIGLFSGLGDKDLAALAAVAETRRYARGEDIFFAGEPASGFFSVVTGKVRIYQMSLAGKEHILHVFGPGEVFAEVAVFSDRVYPASAQAMEDGEYLFFPRERFRRLLADEPDLAMDMLGLLAVRLRQMVNKLEDLSLHEVPARLAAHLLLLEAQSKTRRLTLDLPKGQLAAYLGTIPETLSRVLRRFADDGLIALSGSAVELLDMPRLERQAGGRAVTGKG; encoded by the coding sequence ATGGACAAGAAACAGGCCGTGGCCGGCATCGGGCTTTTTTCCGGCCTTGGCGACAAGGATCTGGCCGCCCTGGCGGCGGTGGCCGAAACGCGGCGTTATGCCCGGGGCGAGGACATCTTTTTCGCGGGCGAGCCGGCGTCCGGCTTTTTCTCCGTGGTCACGGGCAAGGTGCGCATCTACCAGATGTCGCTCGCCGGCAAGGAGCACATCCTGCACGTGTTCGGGCCGGGCGAGGTGTTCGCCGAGGTGGCGGTTTTTTCCGATCGCGTCTATCCGGCCAGCGCCCAGGCCATGGAGGACGGGGAGTACCTTTTTTTCCCCAGGGAGCGGTTCCGGCGGCTTTTGGCCGACGAGCCGGACCTGGCCATGGACATGCTGGGACTTTTGGCCGTGCGCCTGCGTCAGATGGTCAACAAGCTCGAGGACCTGAGCCTTCACGAGGTGCCGGCCAGGCTCGCCGCCCATCTGCTGTTGCTCGAGGCCCAGAGCAAAACGCGCCGCCTTACCCTCGATTTGCCCAAGGGCCAGCTGGCCGCCTATCTCGGCACCATTCCCGAAACCCTTTCCCGGGTGCTCAGGCGTTTTGCCGACGACGGGTTGATCGCTCTTTCCGGCAGCGCGGTGGAGCTCCTCGACATGCCCCGCCTGGAGAGACAAGCCGGAGGCCGCGCGGTTACCGGCAAGGGCTAA
- the purT gene encoding formate-dependent phosphoribosylglycinamide formyltransferase yields the protein MTRIGTPLTPSATKLLLLGSGELGKEVAIEAQRLGVEVIAVDRYANAPAMQVAHRSHVVSMLDAAALRRIIEAEKPDYIVPEIEAIATPELLALEAEGYTVVPTAKAARLTMDREGIRRLAAEELGLATSPYRFADTKEEFLAACDAVGFPCVVKPVMSSSGKGQSVARDAASAEAAWDYAQTAGRAGAGRVIVEGFVAFDYEITLLTVRHVGGTSFCAPIGHRQEKGDYRESWQPHPMTEAALAEARRMAEAVTGALGGRGIFGVELFVAGDKVLFSEVSPRPHDTGMVTLISQDLSEFALHVRAILGLPIPAIRQYAPAASRVILGQGDSTAPAYEIAAQALAAPDTSLRLFGKPEVHGLRRMGVALALGRDVEEAKAKAIAVAEQVKVVC from the coding sequence ACCAAACTGTTGTTGCTTGGCTCCGGCGAACTCGGCAAGGAGGTGGCCATCGAGGCCCAGCGTCTGGGCGTCGAGGTCATCGCCGTGGACCGTTACGCCAACGCCCCGGCCATGCAGGTCGCCCACCGCTCCCACGTCGTCAGCATGCTCGACGCCGCCGCCCTGCGCCGCATCATCGAGGCGGAAAAGCCCGACTACATCGTGCCGGAGATCGAGGCCATCGCCACCCCGGAGCTCTTGGCCCTGGAGGCCGAAGGCTACACGGTGGTGCCCACGGCCAAGGCCGCCCGGCTGACCATGGACCGCGAAGGCATCCGCCGGCTGGCCGCCGAGGAACTGGGCCTTGCCACCTCGCCCTACCGTTTCGCCGACACGAAAGAGGAGTTCCTGGCCGCCTGCGACGCCGTGGGATTCCCCTGCGTGGTCAAGCCGGTCATGTCCTCCTCGGGCAAGGGCCAAAGCGTGGCCCGGGACGCGGCTTCGGCCGAGGCGGCCTGGGACTACGCCCAGACGGCCGGGCGGGCCGGGGCGGGACGCGTCATCGTGGAAGGCTTCGTCGCCTTCGACTACGAGATCACCCTGCTCACCGTGCGCCATGTCGGCGGCACCAGCTTTTGCGCCCCCATCGGGCACCGCCAGGAAAAGGGCGACTACCGGGAATCCTGGCAGCCCCATCCCATGACCGAGGCGGCCCTGGCCGAGGCCAGACGCATGGCCGAAGCCGTGACCGGGGCCCTTGGCGGACGCGGCATTTTCGGCGTGGAGCTTTTCGTCGCCGGCGACAAGGTGCTCTTTTCGGAAGTTTCCCCCCGGCCCCACGACACGGGCATGGTCACGCTCATCTCTCAGGACCTGTCCGAATTCGCCCTGCACGTGCGGGCCATCCTGGGGCTGCCCATCCCGGCCATCCGCCAGTATGCCCCGGCCGCCTCGCGCGTCATCCTGGGCCAGGGGGACTCCACCGCCCCCGCCTACGAGATCGCCGCACAGGCCCTGGCCGCGCCGGATACGTCCCTGCGCCTTTTCGGCAAGCCCGAGGTGCACGGCCTGCGCCGTATGGGCGTGGCACTGGCTCTGGGCCGGGACGTGGAGGAGGCCAAGGCCAAGGCCATCGCCGTGGCCGAACAGGTCAAAGTCGTCTGCTGA
- a CDS encoding GGDEF domain-containing protein, translating into MFHTRHAVNALPTDHFKRNITVRYVVALSLVAGLAVLSYVMFRHVMDTIDHSAEMTAVTGSQRLLIQRVLAQCLLLAAADDEESRRAIRAHLARFVDLLEKNHQRLLADLNDPNSFAAHAPELMSIYFKQPFELDKRMRFFIASTRTFYHADADRPSLSDPKFQHVLAFGENELRDLTAVVQAYQHRAVSRLTILRQVEAWATGGMLLLLTSVGVCILRPMVRRICADRERLQGANEALTELAVTDQLTGAYNRLKFNQVMGHELKRLDRYGPPFSVIMFDIDHFKIVNDTHGHAAGDAMLRELSRRVSMAVRGVDWLFRYGGEEFVVAAPHTDLDQARVLAEKLRNLVADTPFPHDIPGTISLGVAQAHPGDTPESLMQRVDAALYEAKDTGRNRVVVAAQQ; encoded by the coding sequence ATGTTCCATACCCGACACGCCGTGAACGCGTTGCCGACCGACCACTTCAAGCGCAACATCACCGTGCGCTACGTGGTCGCGCTTTCCCTCGTGGCCGGGCTGGCGGTGCTGTCCTATGTCATGTTTCGCCATGTCATGGACACCATCGACCACTCGGCCGAAATGACGGCCGTCACCGGTTCCCAACGCCTGCTCATCCAGCGCGTCCTGGCCCAGTGCTTGCTTCTGGCCGCGGCCGACGACGAGGAGTCCAGGCGCGCCATCCGCGCCCATCTGGCCCGCTTCGTGGACTTGCTGGAAAAAAACCACCAGCGCCTTCTGGCCGACCTCAACGACCCCAACTCCTTTGCCGCCCACGCTCCGGAGTTGATGTCCATCTACTTCAAGCAGCCCTTCGAGCTGGACAAGCGGATGCGCTTTTTCATCGCCAGCACCCGGACCTTCTACCACGCCGACGCCGACCGGCCCTCCCTGTCCGATCCCAAGTTCCAGCACGTGCTCGCTTTTGGGGAAAACGAGTTGCGAGACCTGACCGCCGTGGTCCAGGCCTACCAGCATAGGGCCGTATCCCGGCTGACCATCCTGCGCCAGGTCGAAGCCTGGGCCACCGGCGGCATGCTGCTGCTGCTCACCAGCGTGGGGGTCTGCATCCTGCGGCCCATGGTGCGCCGCATCTGCGCCGACCGGGAACGGCTGCAAGGCGCCAACGAGGCCCTGACCGAGCTGGCCGTCACGGACCAGCTGACCGGCGCCTACAACCGGCTCAAGTTCAACCAGGTCATGGGCCACGAACTCAAACGCCTCGACCGCTACGGACCACCTTTTTCCGTCATTATGTTCGACATCGACCACTTCAAGATCGTCAACGACACCCACGGCCACGCCGCCGGCGACGCCATGCTGCGGGAACTGTCCAGGCGGGTGTCCATGGCCGTGCGCGGCGTGGATTGGCTCTTTCGCTACGGCGGCGAGGAATTCGTGGTGGCCGCGCCGCACACCGACCTGGATCAGGCCCGCGTTCTGGCGGAAAAGCTGCGCAATCTGGTCGCCGACACGCCCTTCCCCCACGACATCCCCGGCACCATCAGCCTCGGCGTGGCCCAGGCCCACCCCGGCGACACCCCGGAAAGCCTCATGCAGCGCGTCGACGCCGCCCTCTACGAAGCCAAGGACACCGGCCGCAACCGTGTGGTGGTGGCGGCACAGCAATAG
- a CDS encoding 4Fe-4S binding protein, producing MSETPCIRETRPGVKQAGRGRTPARVVAFWLTAGLLWLARAKVPFPVLLADRFFPGWGHLEIALLGLYAAGLTGRMVTASRTGPLRLRYWTAFSLVFFGQLALGLAGIGQCLMTGALHPPVPALIVAGPIYRGGGYFMPILYLATVLLVGPGWCAHLCYVGALDGLCAAASGKNPARLPVSSTRWRIATLALCIGAAVGLRALGADTAVALALVAVFGLAGLGIMVVASRKTGVMVHCVAYCPIGFVGNVLGKISPWRLRIAPDCDGCGRCSRVCRYLALPPRALAKGRPENSCTLCGDCLGACPASRITLRFPGLSPVAARTAYLTLVVSLHAVFLGVARI from the coding sequence ATGTCCGAGACGCCATGCATACGGGAAACCCGACCCGGGGTGAAGCAGGCCGGTCGCGGCCGCACCCCGGCCCGGGTCGTCGCCTTCTGGCTCACGGCCGGCCTGCTCTGGCTGGCCAGGGCCAAAGTGCCCTTTCCGGTGCTTTTGGCCGACCGCTTTTTCCCGGGCTGGGGGCACCTCGAAATCGCACTCCTGGGACTTTATGCCGCTGGGCTGACCGGGCGCATGGTCACGGCCTCCCGCACGGGCCCGTTGCGGCTTCGCTACTGGACGGCCTTTTCCCTGGTCTTTTTCGGCCAGCTGGCCCTGGGGCTGGCCGGAATAGGACAGTGCCTCATGACCGGCGCGCTGCACCCGCCGGTGCCGGCGCTCATCGTCGCCGGTCCCATCTACCGGGGCGGCGGCTATTTCATGCCCATCCTCTACCTTGCCACGGTCCTTCTCGTCGGGCCGGGCTGGTGCGCCCACCTGTGCTACGTCGGGGCCCTGGACGGCCTTTGCGCCGCCGCGTCCGGGAAAAATCCGGCCCGCCTGCCCGTTTCAAGCACACGCTGGCGCATCGCCACCCTGGCCCTTTGCATCGGCGCGGCCGTCGGGCTTCGGGCCCTGGGCGCGGACACGGCCGTGGCCCTCGCCCTGGTGGCCGTCTTCGGTCTGGCCGGGCTTGGGATCATGGTCGTGGCCTCGCGCAAAACCGGCGTCATGGTCCACTGCGTGGCCTACTGCCCCATCGGATTCGTGGGCAACGTATTGGGGAAGATCAGCCCCTGGCGGCTTCGCATCGCGCCGGACTGCGACGGCTGCGGCCGGTGTTCGCGGGTTTGCCGCTACCTGGCCCTGCCGCCGCGGGCCTTGGCCAAGGGAAGGCCGGAAAATTCCTGCACGCTTTGCGGCGACTGTCTCGGGGCCTGCCCGGCCTCGCGCATCACCTTGCGCTTCCCGGGGCTCTCCCCCGTGGCGGCCCGGACAGCCTACCTGACCCTGGTCGTCAGCCTGCACGCCGTCTTTCTGGGCGTGGCCAGGATCTAG